In Prochlorococcus marinus str. MIT 1214, one DNA window encodes the following:
- a CDS encoding ABC transporter ATP-binding protein, with amino-acid sequence MTTELEIQNLWHEFKPNKNNNWVLKDIDFSLRPGELVGLLGPSGCGKTTLLRLIAGFEKPKRGLIKRNGQIISNSNYLLSPERRQIGMVFQDYALFPHLNVWDNVCFGINKNEKSKKRANWLLNLLDIYEFKNRFPHELSGGQSQRVALARALAPGTSLVLLDEPFCSLDVEVRSRLRSELSSVLKSCSASALLVTHDPHEALAICDRVAVLRSGEIQQYSTPFEMVSNPSNDFVGQFVLQLNILPIQYINDSYSTCIGKLNFPKDKSVSSKSVCMFDKNAIRIQPCANDGFTVISKEYRINHYVYTVISDRLKLRSEMSLDTNLSIGDKCKVETIKEKKFLILPENIKSKF; translated from the coding sequence GTGACTACTGAACTAGAAATCCAGAATCTATGGCATGAGTTTAAGCCTAATAAAAATAATAATTGGGTTCTAAAAGATATTGATTTTTCTCTAAGACCTGGAGAATTAGTTGGCTTGCTCGGTCCTTCGGGCTGTGGAAAAACTACTCTTCTAAGATTGATAGCTGGTTTTGAAAAGCCTAAACGTGGATTAATAAAAAGAAATGGGCAAATAATCTCAAATAGTAATTATCTTCTCTCTCCTGAGAGAAGGCAAATTGGGATGGTTTTCCAAGATTACGCTCTTTTTCCTCATTTAAATGTTTGGGATAATGTTTGTTTTGGCATTAATAAGAATGAAAAATCGAAAAAAAGAGCAAACTGGCTATTAAATTTATTGGATATTTATGAGTTTAAAAATAGATTTCCTCATGAACTTTCAGGTGGACAGAGTCAAAGAGTTGCATTAGCACGAGCTTTGGCCCCAGGAACTTCTTTGGTTTTGCTTGATGAACCTTTTTGTTCCTTAGATGTTGAAGTGAGATCTAGATTGAGGTCAGAGTTATCTTCTGTTTTAAAATCCTGTTCTGCATCTGCACTTTTAGTAACTCACGATCCTCATGAAGCACTAGCTATTTGTGATCGTGTGGCTGTTTTAAGAAGTGGCGAAATTCAGCAATACTCAACTCCTTTTGAGATGGTTTCAAACCCATCAAATGATTTTGTAGGTCAATTTGTCCTGCAATTGAATATTTTGCCTATTCAATACATTAATGATTCTTATTCAACATGTATTGGTAAATTGAATTTCCCAAAAGATAAATCTGTCTCTTCAAAATCTGTTTGTATGTTCGATAAAAATGCTATTAGGATCCAACCTTGTGCAAATGATGGTTTTACTGTTATATCTAAAGAATATCGTATCAATCATTATGTTTATACTGTTATTAGTGATAGATTAAAGTTAAGATCAGAGATGAGCTTGGATACAAATTTGTCTATTGGAGATAAATGCAAGGTTGAAACAATTAAAGAAAAAAAATTTTTAATTCTACCAGAAAATATTAAATCTAAATTCTAA
- a CDS encoding ferritin has product MQSATSRSIGLNLGPSGRAVAQPMDVDLLEALYQHTSLERVSSAQYLAMSLWFLERELRGFSSFFKKESLSELEHGFNFAKYIIARGQTVELEEVTKPIQEWKSVEELVTLSFQMEADVTTSVQQLYSLAERSNDTRTTVFLDPVIDEQIKSEDEMAYLLGKVKFANNDPSALFIIDNELNIN; this is encoded by the coding sequence ATGCAATCAGCCACATCCAGATCAATAGGTCTTAACTTGGGTCCTTCAGGGCGTGCTGTTGCTCAGCCCATGGATGTTGATCTTCTTGAGGCTCTTTATCAACATACTTCTCTTGAAAGGGTTTCAAGTGCACAATATCTTGCTATGTCTCTTTGGTTCTTAGAAAGAGAACTCAGAGGATTTTCATCATTTTTTAAAAAAGAGTCTTTATCTGAGCTTGAGCATGGATTTAACTTTGCGAAATATATTATTGCACGAGGGCAAACTGTTGAGCTCGAAGAAGTAACTAAACCAATACAAGAGTGGAAGTCAGTTGAGGAATTAGTTACTTTGTCTTTCCAAATGGAGGCTGACGTAACAACTTCTGTTCAACAACTTTATTCACTTGCAGAGAGATCGAATGATACTCGTACTACAGTATTCCTCGATCCCGTCATAGACGAGCAAATTAAATCTGAAGATGAAATGGCTTATTTACTTGGTAAAGTTAAATTTGCAAATAATGATCCTTCGGCATTGTTCATTATTGATAATGAATTAAATATTAATTAA
- a CDS encoding Crp/Fnr family transcriptional regulator: protein MSFRSYAETPSSAVRMATGQSVLIDPSSRRGDTCLEVLDGIARVYCPCEETEGMTLAFLQSGDQLRTDRLCSEGVCVEALTPLCFVSDAETSLEAGGYDAVNEWTLQLLRIRHLGNAEQRLQALFALLVNRLGRRCGDWCQLPFRLTHERIGELIGSTRVTSTRLISRLRSADLLKAPSGDPTLSLSPDFIESSPLTA from the coding sequence ATGAGCTTTAGAAGCTACGCAGAAACGCCCTCATCAGCTGTTCGAATGGCAACGGGGCAATCAGTGCTAATAGACCCTTCATCCAGAAGAGGAGATACTTGCTTAGAAGTTTTAGATGGTATCGCTCGTGTTTATTGCCCTTGTGAAGAAACAGAAGGTATGACATTGGCTTTCTTGCAGTCAGGCGATCAATTAAGAACAGACAGACTTTGCAGTGAGGGGGTATGTGTAGAAGCTTTGACTCCTCTTTGCTTTGTAAGTGATGCGGAAACATCACTTGAGGCTGGAGGTTATGACGCTGTTAATGAGTGGACTCTTCAGCTTCTAAGAATTAGACATTTGGGTAATGCTGAACAAAGGCTACAAGCATTATTTGCTTTATTAGTTAACCGACTGGGAAGAAGATGCGGTGATTGGTGCCAATTACCATTCAGACTTACACATGAAAGAATTGGAGAGTTAATTGGATCGACAAGGGTTACTTCAACTCGTTTGATTTCAAGACTGAGATCAGCAGACTTACTAAAAGCACCATCAGGTGATCCAACTCTAAGTCTTTCGCCTGACTTTATTGAGTCATCTCCATTAACAGCTTAA
- a CDS encoding chlorophyll a/b binding light-harvesting protein — MQTYGNPSVTYDWYAGNSGTANRSGKFIAAHAAHAGLMMFWAGAFTLFELARYDSSVAMGNQNLICLPHLAQLGIGGIENGVITEPYGCTVIAVLHLIFSGVLGAGGILHSTRYDGDLGNYPEGSRPKKFDFEWDDPDKLTFILGHHLIFLGLANIQFVEWAQYHGIWDTALGATRTVSYNLDLGMIWNHQADFLQITSLEDVMGGHAFLAFFQIIGGAFHIITKQFGEYTEFKGKGLLSAEAVLSYSLAGVGYCALVAAFWSSTNTTVYSTEFFGDVLQLKFDFAPYFVDTDASLATGAHTARAWLANVHFYLGFFFIQGHLWHALRAMGFDFRRVGKAFDNMENAKITNG, encoded by the coding sequence GTGCAGACCTACGGGAATCCTAGCGTTACCTATGACTGGTACGCGGGTAATTCAGGGACGGCCAATCGCTCCGGAAAATTCATCGCTGCGCATGCTGCCCATGCTGGTTTGATGATGTTCTGGGCAGGTGCGTTCACTTTATTTGAGCTAGCTCGTTATGACTCATCCGTTGCGATGGGTAACCAAAACTTGATCTGCTTGCCTCACCTTGCACAACTTGGAATAGGTGGAATCGAAAACGGAGTAATAACTGAGCCTTATGGTTGCACAGTTATTGCTGTACTTCACCTTATTTTCTCTGGTGTTCTTGGTGCTGGTGGAATTCTTCACTCCACAAGATATGACGGTGATTTAGGAAACTATCCTGAAGGAAGTCGTCCTAAAAAGTTTGACTTCGAGTGGGACGATCCAGACAAACTTACATTTATTCTTGGTCACCACCTTATTTTCCTAGGTTTGGCAAACATTCAATTCGTTGAATGGGCTCAATATCATGGTATTTGGGATACTGCTTTAGGAGCTACTCGTACAGTTTCTTACAACCTAGATCTAGGAATGATTTGGAATCATCAAGCTGATTTCCTTCAAATCACCAGCTTGGAAGATGTTATGGGCGGTCACGCTTTTCTAGCATTTTTCCAAATAATTGGTGGTGCATTCCATATAATCACTAAGCAATTTGGTGAGTACACAGAATTCAAAGGTAAAGGACTTCTTTCAGCAGAAGCTGTTCTTTCCTACTCACTAGCTGGTGTTGGCTACTGTGCACTTGTTGCAGCTTTCTGGAGTTCAACAAACACAACTGTTTACTCAACAGAATTCTTTGGAGATGTACTTCAACTCAAGTTTGATTTCGCTCCTTATTTTGTTGATACCGACGCATCACTTGCTACTGGCGCTCACACAGCTAGAGCTTGGTTAGCAAATGTTCACTTCTATCTTGGCTTCTTCTTCATTCAGGGTCATCTCTGGCATGCATTAAGAGCTATGGGATTTGACTTCAGACGCGTAGGTAAAGCGTTCGACAATATGGAAAACGCAAAAATCACTAACGGTTAA
- a CDS encoding AhpC/TSA family protein, giving the protein MVEAHDRQSDFVILKTKLNKLMNYKNVIDEFFGKEVIFLDQRKNLIVLLGSFADFDSFEYSQQLSAYSKKLFTNSVELILIGIGSEKSKELFCKFNNIDSRNVIAVGNADLHKKLNLNEGFVSQMPSIINLLAMCAGISSRGTIKEVLRGYFGDKNAKSLFAFDENINIGPYFLFKGKMFDIFSKKQTLRPFELATRRLMNMIEILSNWNTYVPDSKFLTQRGATIILNEKGEVLYEYISESLLGYSNKMSAPLSFLDDALN; this is encoded by the coding sequence ATGGTTGAAGCTCATGATCGACAGTCTGACTTTGTTATTTTGAAAACAAAGCTAAATAAATTGATGAATTATAAAAATGTCATTGATGAGTTTTTTGGGAAAGAGGTAATTTTTCTTGATCAAAGAAAAAATCTCATAGTTTTGCTTGGTTCTTTTGCTGATTTTGACAGTTTTGAATACTCTCAACAATTATCAGCCTATTCAAAAAAGTTGTTTACGAACTCGGTTGAATTGATATTGATAGGCATTGGGAGTGAAAAGTCTAAAGAATTATTTTGTAAGTTCAATAATATTGATAGTCGAAATGTTATTGCCGTAGGGAATGCGGACCTTCATAAAAAACTTAATCTTAACGAAGGGTTTGTATCACAAATGCCTTCAATTATTAATTTATTAGCCATGTGCGCTGGTATAAGTTCTAGAGGTACTATTAAGGAGGTTTTAAGAGGTTATTTTGGGGATAAAAATGCAAAGAGTTTGTTTGCTTTTGATGAAAATATAAATATAGGACCTTACTTTTTATTTAAAGGAAAAATGTTTGATATTTTCTCTAAAAAACAAACTTTACGCCCTTTTGAACTGGCTACGAGGAGACTTATGAATATGATTGAAATTCTTTCTAATTGGAATACTTATGTTCCTGATTCCAAATTTTTAACTCAGAGGGGGGCAACAATAATATTAAATGAAAAAGGCGAGGTACTATATGAATATATTTCCGAAAGTCTTTTAGGTTACTCAAATAAAATGAGTGCACCATTATCATTCCTGGATGATGCCTTGAACTAA
- a CDS encoding transcriptional regulator: MIASKCLVCGSSNLRADRALSGRLVCNSCGTPFGVGRRVTNKTSIYNNFSLNNKYILFICILILAFILVVI; this comes from the coding sequence ATGATTGCAAGTAAATGCTTAGTTTGTGGAAGCTCTAATCTTAGAGCTGATCGCGCATTATCAGGAAGATTGGTATGCAATTCATGCGGAACACCTTTCGGAGTTGGTAGACGAGTTACGAATAAAACAAGCATTTACAATAATTTTTCATTAAATAATAAATATATTCTCTTTATTTGTATATTAATACTTGCATTTATTCTTGTGGTTATTTAG
- a CDS encoding ABC transporter ATP-binding protein: MRDESQINLITWASLQNINVYINQNNILSDININLNYGENILILGPNGSGKSTFLKLLNRSIYPIKSDKSSLKLFNKENINIWDLRKKIGFLFKEMEQRVNNGVKLYDVISSGFSGTFNSRYTNILSEIQKNKIHNLINEWDLNDIVYKDFQSLSDGQKRRALLARALVYEPNILVLDEPFCNLDIKSNFILNQNLNKLINRSVNIIYVTHNLESILPKTNRVVLIKEGKILNDGSPCELINTKKLSDLFDISIKVIEHEGYWRMIPLNN; this comes from the coding sequence ATGAGAGATGAATCTCAAATAAATCTTATAACGTGGGCTAGTTTACAAAATATAAATGTATATATTAATCAAAATAATATACTATCCGATATAAATATAAATCTTAATTATGGGGAAAATATACTTATATTAGGTCCAAATGGATCTGGTAAATCAACTTTTCTAAAGTTATTAAATAGATCAATATATCCAATCAAATCAGATAAAAGTTCTTTAAAGTTGTTTAATAAGGAAAATATAAATATTTGGGATTTAAGAAAAAAGATTGGGTTTCTTTTTAAAGAAATGGAGCAAAGGGTAAACAATGGAGTCAAGCTATATGATGTAATTAGTTCAGGGTTCTCAGGCACCTTTAATTCTAGATACACAAACATACTTTCAGAAATCCAAAAAAATAAAATTCATAATCTAATAAATGAATGGGATCTAAATGATATTGTTTATAAAGATTTTCAATCATTGTCTGATGGTCAAAAAAGAAGAGCATTGCTAGCAAGGGCGCTTGTTTATGAACCTAATATATTAGTACTAGACGAGCCTTTTTGTAATTTAGACATAAAATCAAATTTCATCTTGAATCAAAACCTAAATAAATTAATCAACCGATCAGTTAATATAATTTATGTCACGCATAATCTAGAATCTATTTTACCTAAAACCAATAGAGTTGTTCTAATAAAAGAAGGTAAAATATTAAATGATGGAAGTCCTTGTGAATTAATTAATACAAAAAAACTTAGTGATCTTTTTGATATATCAATTAAAGTAATAGAACATGAAGGATACTGGAGAATGATCCCATTAAATAACTAA
- a CDS encoding Rieske 2Fe-2S domain-containing protein: MNEEKGKDNKPFEYETNNLIRSNFNENDSLKDIENIPSKPSNQLTNGLLGWYSVSSSESIKKEKLNHFTIYNEPLVLYRDREGIVRCVKDVCPHRGASFLGGEVINGQLVCPYHGARFSSQGSCTNLDRITCQHIIDSNYDNYAKSIKLFQYPCVEKEGYIYIYYTGTPLANIEDFQIKSSLNSLLPDSYGFPSLEYEYEEVYVDFKADWARIIENHLDILHVFWMHGDTIPDKNVNRETITSFNQKIKRDNRQIESIYSYKTNGQNEFIRIKFVPPGRIFIYKGSPESTRYIQVLDHIPLGNNKARVIVRHYRKFLKNKVFTKLVLFSHLQKRTFYKIFTEDYLVLKTQTFNDQMGYIQKDNVKLLGEDKMVQYYWDWLKNALNKEKPWDFHPTNSLTNSVHEDRGMQYPPENPNMATKNNRKIMIKLLTRLLFPISFILLLL, translated from the coding sequence ATGAACGAAGAAAAAGGAAAAGATAATAAACCATTTGAATATGAGACTAATAATCTCATTAGATCTAATTTTAATGAGAATGATAGTCTAAAAGACATTGAGAATATTCCCTCAAAGCCTTCAAATCAATTAACCAATGGACTTTTAGGTTGGTATTCCGTCTCTAGCAGCGAGTCAATAAAGAAAGAAAAGTTAAATCACTTCACGATTTATAATGAGCCACTTGTTTTGTATCGCGATAGAGAAGGTATTGTTCGATGTGTAAAAGATGTATGTCCTCATAGGGGAGCTTCATTTTTAGGTGGTGAAGTAATCAATGGGCAACTTGTTTGCCCTTATCATGGTGCTAGGTTCTCATCACAAGGTAGTTGCACAAATTTAGACAGAATCACTTGTCAACATATTATTGATTCTAATTATGATAACTATGCAAAAAGCATAAAACTTTTTCAATATCCATGTGTAGAGAAAGAAGGCTATATATATATTTATTATACTGGAACTCCCCTTGCAAACATAGAAGACTTTCAAATAAAGTCTTCTCTCAATAGCCTTCTTCCTGATTCCTATGGATTTCCATCTTTAGAATATGAATATGAAGAAGTTTATGTAGATTTTAAAGCAGATTGGGCAAGAATTATTGAAAATCATCTAGATATATTACATGTATTTTGGATGCATGGAGACACAATTCCAGACAAGAACGTAAACAGAGAAACTATAACTAGTTTCAATCAAAAAATAAAAAGAGATAATAGGCAAATAGAAAGTATATATTCTTATAAAACAAATGGGCAAAATGAGTTTATCAGAATAAAATTTGTACCTCCGGGCAGAATCTTTATATATAAAGGCTCACCTGAAAGCACAAGATATATTCAAGTTCTTGATCATATTCCACTAGGAAATAATAAAGCAAGAGTCATTGTAAGACATTACAGAAAATTTCTTAAAAATAAAGTTTTCACAAAACTAGTTTTATTTAGTCATCTACAAAAAAGGACATTTTATAAAATTTTTACTGAAGATTATTTAGTTTTAAAAACCCAGACATTTAATGATCAGATGGGATACATACAAAAAGATAATGTAAAACTATTAGGTGAAGATAAAATGGTTCAATATTACTGGGATTGGCTTAAAAATGCTCTAAATAAAGAAAAGCCATGGGACTTCCATCCAACTAATTCATTGACCAACTCAGTCCATGAGGATAGAGGGATGCAATATCCTCCAGAAAATCCAAATATGGCTACAAAGAACAATAGAAAGATAATGATTAAACTTTTAACTAGATTATTGTTCCCAATAAGTTTTATTCTGCTATTACTATAA
- the galE gene encoding UDP-glucose 4-epimerase GalE, producing MRVLLTGGSGFIGSHIAILLLERGFDVVILDSFVNSSPNVIIRIKKYLDNKDLNYKLETINGDIRDKKILDKIFIDCIKENKPINTVIHLAGLKSVYESLSNPLHYWDVNVFGTLNLLLTMKEYECYSLVFSSSATIYGLSDSVPMAEDHTISPINPYGKTKVAIENMFYDLYNSNLNSWKICSLRYFNPVGAHPSGLIGEDPIGIPNNLFPFITQVAIGTQKLLNIYGDDWGTRDGTGIRDYIHIIDLAEGHLASIDYFNSTESCLEFINLGSGKGYSVFQIIRQFELSTGRKIPFSIQDRRDGDVAKSFADISKAKKLLGWTPKRSLEQICLDGWNWQIKNPHGYG from the coding sequence ATGAGGGTTCTTTTAACTGGTGGTTCTGGATTTATAGGTTCCCACATAGCAATCTTGTTGTTAGAAAGAGGATTTGATGTTGTAATATTAGACTCTTTTGTTAATAGCTCACCTAACGTCATTATTCGAATTAAAAAATATTTAGATAATAAAGATTTGAATTATAAGTTAGAAACTATTAATGGTGATATTAGAGATAAAAAAATCTTGGATAAGATTTTTATTGATTGTATTAAGGAAAATAAACCTATAAATACCGTTATTCATTTAGCCGGTTTGAAATCTGTATATGAATCTTTATCTAATCCTCTACATTATTGGGATGTGAATGTATTTGGCACACTAAATCTTTTACTCACGATGAAGGAATATGAATGTTACTCTTTGGTTTTTAGCAGCAGTGCCACTATTTATGGTTTAAGTGATTCTGTTCCTATGGCAGAAGACCACACAATATCACCAATAAATCCCTATGGAAAAACCAAAGTAGCTATTGAGAATATGTTTTATGATTTATATAACTCTAATTTAAATTCATGGAAAATATGTTCTTTACGTTATTTTAATCCTGTTGGGGCCCATCCTTCTGGTTTGATTGGTGAAGATCCCATTGGAATTCCTAATAATCTATTTCCTTTCATAACTCAGGTGGCGATAGGAACGCAGAAACTTTTAAATATTTATGGTGATGATTGGGGCACGAGAGATGGCACTGGTATTCGTGATTATATTCATATTATTGACTTGGCTGAAGGTCATTTGGCATCAATCGATTATTTTAATTCCACAGAATCATGTTTAGAATTTATTAATTTAGGTTCTGGTAAAGGATATTCTGTATTTCAGATTATTAGACAATTCGAGTTATCTACAGGTCGTAAGATTCCTTTTTCAATTCAAGATAGAAGAGATGGTGATGTGGCTAAATCTTTTGCCGATATTTCAAAAGCCAAGAAATTATTAGGTTGGACTCCAAAAAGATCATTAGAGCAGATTTGTTTAGATGGATGGAATTGGCAAATAAAAAATCCACATGGTTATGGATAA